A genomic window from Exiguobacterium acetylicum DSM 20416 includes:
- a CDS encoding LysR family transcriptional regulator, producing the protein MLPNDYSSANPALSATIKKLERELNTTLFHRKGRTISLTDNGRLLLQSVEKIEHELTRVQERMARNDASTETPLSLASSHGRFIQLILREFLLPQTAPLFNSDILSNRDILSGLLHQEFHFSISFMELKHPLITSEPIVEEEIVITYPASYSEKEAITALYADATETAFLFPSHNKDYNRFIQLKMAELNIYADTTHYIDDVSLQLALRQQRYFSFVPVSVCREMGLPFITDDVFTVTSRLYMSHVTNQLTVEQATIYERIKRFLLSQRTYLAK; encoded by the coding sequence GTGCTGCCGAACGATTATTCATCAGCCAACCCCGCCCTCAGTGCGACGATCAAAAAACTAGAACGTGAATTGAACACGACGTTGTTTCATCGAAAAGGCAGAACGATCAGCTTGACCGACAATGGACGACTTCTGCTGCAATCAGTCGAAAAAATCGAACACGAGCTGACACGGGTCCAGGAACGCATGGCGCGAAATGATGCCTCTACCGAAACACCACTCAGTCTTGCCAGTTCGCACGGTCGCTTCATCCAATTAATCCTACGGGAATTTCTCTTGCCGCAGACTGCGCCTTTGTTCAACTCGGACATCCTCTCGAATCGCGACATTTTAAGTGGCCTGCTCCATCAAGAATTCCATTTCTCGATCAGCTTCATGGAACTCAAGCATCCGCTCATTACGAGCGAACCGATCGTGGAAGAGGAGATTGTCATCACCTATCCTGCTTCCTATTCAGAGAAAGAAGCGATCACGGCGCTCTATGCGGACGCAACGGAGACTGCCTTTTTATTTCCCTCTCACAATAAGGATTACAACCGCTTCATCCAATTGAAGATGGCGGAACTGAACATTTATGCCGATACCACGCACTATATTGATGACGTCTCGCTGCAACTCGCCTTACGTCAGCAACGGTATTTCAGCTTCGTTCCTGTCTCCGTCTGTCGCGAGATGGGGCTACCCTTCATTACGGACGATGTGTTTACCGTTACGTCACGACTCTACATGTCGCACGTGACGAACCAATTAACAGTCGAGCAAGCAACCATCTATGAACGCATTAAACGGTTTCTGCTCTCACAACGCACATATCTAGCCAAATAA
- a CDS encoding ketopantoate reductase family protein, giving the protein MKIGIYGAGSLGTIMGAYLSQQYAGVDLIDTNRAHIEALNTTGAHVIGPDLTQAVHAMHPDDITEMYDIVLLLTKQVYNEPVLAKVRTILKEDGILVSLQNGVPEEFIQQQIPRERIIAGSVEFGATYVGPGESRLTSDYEHFKTYAMQIGELDGKKTDRIIHLKEILDHIGGTEISDNLPGTKWSKLVINSTFSGLSAACNGTYGDVLDHPVLLRAAIHTMQEVVEVGHAHGIIFAPMSTFEPAAYATLDAIDEKLSTVPQLMHGSRDLEASMLQDLQKGQPTEIRFINGIVTMYGNTYDIKTPFNSLIQEIVEEAQAAKTVPNFETSVARFAALLNA; this is encoded by the coding sequence ATGAAAATCGGAATTTACGGAGCAGGATCACTAGGAACCATCATGGGAGCTTATTTGAGTCAACAGTATGCGGGTGTCGATCTGATCGATACGAATCGCGCACATATCGAAGCGCTAAACACAACAGGCGCGCATGTCATTGGACCAGATTTGACGCAAGCCGTCCATGCGATGCATCCGGATGACATCACGGAGATGTACGATATCGTATTGTTGCTGACGAAACAGGTCTACAATGAACCGGTCCTGGCGAAAGTCCGGACGATCTTGAAGGAAGACGGTATTCTCGTCTCCTTACAAAACGGTGTACCAGAAGAATTCATTCAACAACAGATTCCACGCGAACGTATCATTGCGGGATCCGTCGAGTTCGGAGCGACATACGTCGGACCAGGTGAGTCACGTCTGACATCGGATTACGAGCACTTCAAGACGTATGCGATGCAAATCGGTGAACTGGACGGCAAGAAGACGGACCGAATCATTCACTTGAAGGAAATCCTTGATCACATCGGTGGGACGGAAATCTCTGATAATCTACCGGGAACGAAATGGTCAAAACTCGTCATCAATAGTACGTTTAGTGGGTTATCCGCTGCGTGTAACGGTACGTATGGCGACGTTCTCGATCATCCGGTCTTGTTACGGGCAGCGATCCATACGATGCAGGAAGTCGTTGAAGTCGGTCACGCCCACGGCATCATATTCGCACCGATGAGTACGTTTGAGCCGGCAGCTTACGCAACACTAGACGCTATCGATGAAAAACTGAGCACCGTGCCACAATTGATGCACGGGTCGCGTGACTTAGAAGCAAGCATGTTGCAGGACTTACAAAAAGGGCAACCGACCGAAATTCGTTTCATCAATGGGATCGTCACGATGTATGGCAACACATACGATATCAAAACACCATTCAACTCACTCATTCAAGAAATCGTCGAAGAAGCGCAAGCAGCGAAGACGGTTCCAAATTTTGAAACAAGTGTCGCACGCTTTGCCGCATTGTTAAACGCATGA
- a CDS encoding acetoacetate decarboxylase encodes MRQEDVKNIVATPINAPVFPAVDIFFRNREYLNIIYETDIEALQAVVPEPLEVLSNQIKFEIINMPDSTGLGSYLECGQVIPVRYQGEVGEFYLSMYVNNQPAIASGREVAAFPKKYGSPRLYLDNDVLVGTLDYHSLRVAQATMGYKYIPMAVEEAQSIIGAPQFMLKQHRGYQGELIISELTRSQITDLEIKEAYRGPARLQLFEHVMAPLADFPVRKIVDAQHIIADLRLGGPAKLYDYLTD; translated from the coding sequence ATGAGACAGGAAGATGTAAAAAATATCGTCGCGACACCGATCAATGCACCGGTCTTTCCGGCGGTCGATATCTTCTTTCGGAATCGGGAATACTTGAACATCATCTATGAGACGGACATCGAAGCCTTACAAGCAGTCGTTCCGGAACCGCTCGAGGTGCTGAGTAATCAGATCAAGTTTGAGATCATCAACATGCCGGATAGCACGGGTCTTGGGAGTTATCTCGAGTGCGGGCAAGTCATTCCGGTTCGGTATCAAGGAGAGGTCGGTGAGTTTTACCTCTCGATGTATGTCAACAATCAGCCGGCGATCGCCTCTGGTCGTGAAGTGGCTGCTTTTCCGAAGAAGTATGGCTCACCCCGGCTTTATCTCGATAATGATGTACTCGTTGGAACGCTTGACTACCATTCACTCCGTGTCGCCCAAGCGACGATGGGATACAAGTATATTCCGATGGCAGTTGAAGAAGCACAATCAATCATCGGTGCGCCGCAATTCATGCTCAAACAACATCGCGGTTATCAAGGCGAGTTGATTATCTCCGAACTGACGCGGAGTCAAATCACGGATCTTGAGATTAAAGAAGCATATCGTGGACCGGCGCGACTTCAGTTATTCGAACATGTCATGGCACCACTCGCTGACTTCCCTGTTCGGAAGATCGTCGATGCCCAGCATATCATCGCTGATCTTCGACTTGGTGGACCTGCGAAACTGTATGATTATTTAACGGATTAA
- a CDS encoding GrpB family protein, whose amino-acid sequence MRQVIVLPYQSEWASEYAREAGQLRDVFGARLHSIHHMGSTSVPGLAAKPIIDILPVVDTLEGIEQFDAQMKALGYEAKGEFGMPGRRYYRKGGDERTHHIHLYAVGNPEIKRHLVFRDYLRTHPEEAAAYGALKQQLATTNPLDIEAYINGKDAFVKELEQRAIDWGKAHD is encoded by the coding sequence ATGCGACAAGTTATTGTGTTACCGTATCAATCAGAATGGGCGAGTGAATACGCACGAGAAGCGGGACAATTACGAGACGTGTTTGGGGCACGTCTACATAGCATTCATCATATGGGAAGTACATCAGTTCCGGGACTCGCAGCAAAACCGATCATCGATATCCTACCCGTCGTCGATACGCTCGAGGGGATCGAGCAGTTCGACGCACAGATGAAAGCGCTCGGTTACGAGGCGAAGGGTGAATTCGGGATGCCGGGACGCCGCTATTATCGAAAAGGCGGCGACGAACGGACGCATCACATCCATCTCTATGCGGTGGGAAATCCAGAAATCAAGCGTCATCTCGTCTTCAGGGACTACTTACGTACCCATCCAGAAGAAGCTGCTGCTTATGGGGCATTAAAACAACAGTTAGCGACAACAAATCCGCTTGATATCGAAGCCTATATCAATGGTAAGGATGCGTTCGTCAAGGAGCTCGAACAACGTGCGATCGATTGGGGAAAAGCACATGACTGA
- a CDS encoding DinB family protein, with translation MTDWEHALVRHVSIGVKTSKALFEKIEAQDWNARPIPGKRTVGEVAVHLAVLLEADLMIADGATAEAMQSFYATPVPRDQLSERIDHAFSVYQEKVTTGFSTRPTYWGVTDSMNGWAIEAAVHLYHHRSQLFDYLNILGYELEISLFE, from the coding sequence ATGACTGACTGGGAACATGCCCTCGTTCGTCATGTCAGTATTGGTGTAAAGACGTCGAAAGCGCTGTTTGAAAAGATTGAAGCACAGGACTGGAACGCGCGACCAATTCCCGGGAAACGGACCGTCGGTGAAGTCGCTGTCCATCTCGCTGTGTTACTCGAAGCCGATTTGATGATCGCAGACGGGGCGACGGCTGAAGCGATGCAGTCGTTTTATGCGACACCGGTTCCGCGCGATCAGTTATCAGAGCGAATCGATCATGCGTTTTCTGTCTATCAAGAAAAAGTCACGACCGGATTTTCGACGCGTCCGACGTACTGGGGGGTTACCGACTCGATGAATGGCTGGGCAATTGAAGCAGCCGTGCATCTCTATCATCATCGATCCCAGTTATTTGATTACTTGAACATCCTTGGGTACGAGCTAGAGATCTCGTTATTTGAATGA
- a CDS encoding alpha/beta fold hydrolase — translation MEYIVETSAGRFDTRLTGSGDVTFVLDHGMMSNRHQWGWLRTELLKRGRVFEYSRLGYGRSSRGKSKRLFSHQADELADVLRMLRVEGPYVFIGHSLGAYISLASGRLFADETRGIVLLDPSHPDVDAALPNWYERTQEEWNRFLYFLSHVRPIAWMIPDRLGKKMFSVLPEADQLPMWRHFAAPGHWRGTLDEWQSVEENNQLILSLLEDVTQPVLVLSASNWAGGMPESWLNPALTEQINVAHAAFADSLPNGMYHVIADTNHYTIAGFSHEAAERITDLIGTTWDLPIQTQR, via the coding sequence ATGGAATATATCGTTGAAACATCAGCCGGTCGCTTTGATACCCGGCTGACTGGAAGTGGGGACGTCACATTCGTCCTCGATCACGGAATGATGTCGAATCGACACCAGTGGGGCTGGTTACGGACTGAATTGTTAAAACGGGGACGGGTCTTTGAATATTCGCGTCTCGGGTACGGTCGTTCGAGTCGTGGCAAAAGTAAACGACTTTTTTCGCATCAAGCAGATGAGCTCGCGGACGTCTTACGGATGCTTCGTGTCGAAGGACCATATGTCTTCATCGGTCACTCGCTCGGAGCCTATATCTCGCTTGCAAGTGGACGCCTATTTGCAGACGAGACGCGTGGCATCGTCTTGCTCGATCCGTCGCATCCGGATGTCGATGCGGCATTACCGAACTGGTACGAACGAACACAAGAGGAGTGGAATCGATTCCTCTATTTCCTTAGTCACGTCCGACCGATCGCCTGGATGATTCCTGACCGTCTAGGAAAAAAGATGTTCAGTGTCTTACCGGAAGCCGATCAATTACCAATGTGGCGGCATTTTGCGGCGCCTGGACATTGGCGGGGAACACTCGACGAGTGGCAATCGGTCGAAGAGAACAATCAGCTGATTCTTTCGTTGCTCGAAGACGTGACACAGCCGGTCCTCGTCCTGTCCGCTTCGAACTGGGCAGGTGGTATGCCGGAAAGTTGGTTGAACCCGGCATTGACCGAACAAATCAATGTGGCTCACGCTGCGTTCGCCGACAGTTTACCGAACGGGATGTATCATGTGATTGCGGATACGAATCATTATACGATCGCTGGCTTTTCGCATGAGGCAGCAGAGCGGATCACCGATTTGATCGGGACGACATGGGATTTACCGATTCAAACTCAGCGGTAA
- a CDS encoding GTP-binding protein gives MQPISITVLSGYLGSGKTTLLNHLLHNREGRRLAIIVNDMSEVNIDAALIEQGGFSRTEESFVTLSNGCICCTLRDDLLLEVKRLVDQGDIDGIVIESSGISEPIPVAQTFTYEDPDSAIDLSQVTKINAMVTVIDGYRFLKDFESGESLIERKQAVDETDVREVVDLLVDQVEFADIIVLNKVDRLTPEERHTVIGYLKALNPVARLIETTYAQVDPAEILDVDLFDFEQAAASAGWIRELNAEEHIPETEEYGISSFVYKRDVPFHPERLLALIEDWPQEVVRAKGFLFLATRPEMALLFHQAGYASNMEYAGRFASDEDRRTELVLIGIGLEQEKLEALFDACLVQADETDWASLNDPIPGREMYEENFL, from the coding sequence ATGCAACCGATATCGATCACGGTTTTATCCGGTTACTTAGGATCCGGTAAAACGACACTATTGAACCATTTACTACATAATCGCGAAGGACGCCGCCTCGCGATCATCGTCAACGACATGAGTGAGGTCAACATTGACGCGGCATTGATTGAGCAAGGCGGATTCTCGCGGACGGAAGAGTCGTTCGTCACACTCTCGAACGGCTGCATTTGCTGCACGTTACGCGATGATTTATTGCTTGAAGTCAAACGCCTCGTCGACCAAGGAGATATTGACGGTATCGTCATCGAGTCGAGTGGTATTTCGGAACCGATTCCGGTCGCCCAGACTTTCACGTACGAAGATCCGGACAGTGCAATCGACTTATCACAAGTCACGAAAATCAACGCGATGGTCACGGTCATCGATGGATACCGTTTCCTAAAGGACTTTGAGTCTGGTGAATCGTTGATTGAGCGGAAACAGGCCGTCGATGAGACAGACGTGCGCGAAGTCGTCGATCTACTCGTCGATCAAGTTGAGTTTGCAGACATCATCGTCTTAAATAAAGTCGATCGCCTGACACCGGAAGAACGCCATACCGTTATCGGTTATCTAAAGGCATTAAATCCAGTTGCTCGTTTGATCGAGACAACATATGCTCAAGTCGATCCGGCAGAGATTTTAGACGTTGATCTATTTGATTTTGAACAAGCGGCAGCAAGTGCCGGCTGGATCCGTGAGTTGAATGCGGAAGAACATATTCCGGAAACGGAAGAGTACGGGATCAGCTCGTTCGTCTACAAGCGCGACGTGCCGTTCCACCCGGAGCGCTTGCTTGCCTTGATCGAAGACTGGCCGCAAGAAGTCGTCCGGGCGAAAGGCTTCTTGTTCCTCGCAACCCGTCCTGAGATGGCACTGTTGTTCCACCAAGCAGGATATGCGTCGAACATGGAATACGCTGGTCGTTTTGCATCAGACGAAGATCGACGGACCGAGCTCGTCTTAATCGGAATCGGACTGGAGCAAGAGAAGCTCGAAGCATTATTCGATGCGTGTCTCGTCCAAGCAGATGAAACGGACTGGGCGTCACTGAATGATCCAATTCCTGGTCGCGAGATGTACGAAGAAAACTTTCTATAA
- a CDS encoding cardiolipin synthase produces the protein MRNRILQFALVFLVAGGIIWGLYQLGYLFYVLTISATVVPLAVIMIIFIENRTAESTIAWFLVLIFLPILGVVIWLMFGRNPRRRRRNRRSHDERKLLKQAIRPVRSLAVSELPPNHLKLANTIRNFGGGGVDVHTSSEILTNGEKTFPAILDAIRQAQHHVHIQYYIYRNDETGKAIREALIERLEAGVTVRFMYDGLGSYMLGENFLRPLRDAGAHIAAYDPISSPLFIFTANFRNHRKIVVVDGKVGFTGGLNVGDEYDGKSKKFGFWRDTHLRLEGRAVKELQATFLDDWIYAQIESGDTWETFAGDETIHQYFPKHDVASDGAIQIVTSGPTSKDPAIRNALIAAIIAAQRSIWIATPYLIPDNETMTLLRLAARAGLDVRILTPGKGDSFTSYYGTRSYFGPLLKDGVKIYTYNRHFIHAKLFLVDGKIGAVGTANMDIRSFVLNYELMAFLYDTESTEQLERDFIADFDVSIQLSSNDYVKRPLRFRIFESLSRLISPLL, from the coding sequence GTGCGCAACCGGATTTTACAATTCGCACTCGTATTTTTAGTCGCCGGGGGCATCATTTGGGGACTATATCAACTCGGCTATTTATTTTATGTCTTAACGATTTCAGCGACAGTCGTGCCGCTCGCCGTCATCATGATCATTTTCATTGAAAACCGGACAGCGGAATCAACGATCGCTTGGTTTCTCGTCCTGATCTTCCTACCGATTCTCGGTGTCGTGATTTGGTTGATGTTCGGTCGGAATCCACGGCGTCGTCGCCGGAATCGTCGTTCGCATGACGAACGAAAATTGCTCAAACAAGCAATTCGTCCAGTCCGGTCGCTTGCCGTCAGTGAGTTGCCACCGAATCACTTGAAGCTTGCGAACACGATTCGCAACTTCGGTGGTGGCGGGGTGGACGTTCATACATCAAGTGAGATTCTGACGAACGGGGAAAAGACGTTCCCGGCGATTCTTGACGCGATTCGTCAAGCGCAGCATCACGTCCACATCCAGTATTACATCTATCGGAATGATGAGACAGGCAAGGCGATCCGGGAAGCATTGATTGAGCGACTCGAAGCCGGTGTGACGGTCCGGTTCATGTATGACGGACTTGGAAGCTATATGCTCGGTGAGAACTTCTTGCGTCCGCTACGCGACGCTGGAGCACATATCGCAGCCTATGATCCGATCTCAAGTCCTTTGTTCATCTTCACAGCGAACTTCCGCAATCACCGGAAAATCGTCGTCGTTGATGGAAAAGTCGGCTTCACCGGTGGTTTGAACGTCGGGGATGAGTACGACGGTAAGAGTAAGAAGTTCGGCTTTTGGCGCGATACGCATTTACGGCTCGAAGGACGCGCCGTCAAGGAATTACAAGCGACGTTCCTCGACGACTGGATCTATGCCCAAATCGAATCGGGTGACACATGGGAGACGTTTGCGGGTGACGAGACGATCCATCAGTACTTCCCGAAACATGACGTGGCGTCAGACGGAGCGATTCAAATCGTCACGAGCGGACCGACTTCGAAGGATCCCGCGATTCGTAATGCCTTGATTGCCGCAATCATCGCAGCACAACGCTCCATCTGGATTGCGACACCGTATTTGATTCCGGACAATGAGACGATGACCTTGCTTCGGCTCGCAGCACGTGCCGGGCTCGACGTCCGCATCCTGACACCGGGGAAAGGCGATAGTTTTACGTCTTATTACGGTACCCGTTCCTACTTCGGACCACTCTTGAAGGACGGCGTCAAAATTTATACGTACAACCGTCACTTCATCCATGCGAAGTTGTTTCTCGTCGACGGGAAGATCGGTGCCGTCGGAACGGCAAACATGGACATTCGCAGTTTTGTTCTCAATTATGAACTGATGGCGTTCCTGTACGACACGGAAAGCACCGAGCAGCTCGAGCGTGACTTCATCGCTGATTTTGACGTTTCGATTCAGTTATCATCGAATGATTACGTCAAACGACCGCTCCGCTTCCGGATTTTTGAGTCACTCTCACGTTTGATTTCACCCTTATTATGA